The Zalophus californianus isolate mZalCal1 chromosome X, mZalCal1.pri.v2, whole genome shotgun sequence genome window below encodes:
- the LOC113930177 gene encoding LOW QUALITY PROTEIN: melanoma-associated antigen B10-like (The sequence of the model RefSeq protein was modified relative to this genomic sequence to represent the inferred CDS: deleted 1 base in 1 codon) yields MPRGQKSKLRAREKRRQAREEPGHLAAAQASVPEEKESPSSPSPQFKDAPQSSPATGTPSNPQVTGRVCSTSTTAATASNARFNEGANNQMEEKPNASQARGTTEHWNRGPIDKKVAMLVYYLLYKYQMKEPITKADMLKNVIQIYKNHFHEILRKASEHLELVFGLDVKEVDPNRNIYVLVNKLESSYDGRVNDNGGVPKTGLLMTVLGVILTKGNCATEEQVWEVLNMMGLYDGMKNFIYGEPRKLITKDWVKEEYLQYRQIANSDPPRYEFLWGPRAHAETSKMKVLEFVAKIHDTVPSAFPCWYEEALRDEEERARAKVVAKASTAAMASARSRAWLAASPAPSEV; encoded by the exons ATGCCTCGGGGCCAGAAGAGTAAGCTTCGTGCCCGTGAAAAACGCCGCCAGGCTCGAGAAGAGCCAGGGCATCTGGCGGCTGCTCAAGCCAGTGTACCAGAGGAAAAAGAGtccccctcttctccttctcctcaatTCAAAGATGCTCCCCAGAGCTCACCTGCCACTGGAACACCCAGCAATCCTCAAGTTACTGGGAGAGTCTGCTCCACCAGCACTACTGCTGCAACTGCTTCAAACGCAAGATTTAATGAAGGTGCCAACAATCAAATGGAGGAGAAGCCAAATGCCTCACAGGCGAGGGGTACCACTGAGCACTGGAATAGAGGTCCTATAGATAAGAAGGTTGCTATGTTGGTATACTACCTGCTGTACAAGTATCAAATGAAAGAGCCCATTACCAAGGCAGATATGCTGAAAAATGTAATCCAGATTTATAAGAATCACTTCCACGAGATCCTCCGGAAAGCCTCTGAGCACTTGGAGCTGGTTTTTGGCCTTGACGTGAAGGAAGTGGATCCCAACAGGAACATCTATGTTCTTGTCAACAAATTGGAATCCAGCTATGATGGGAGAGTAAATGATAATGGAGGTGTGCCCAAGACTGGCCTGTTGATGACCGTCCTGGGCGTGATCCTCACAAAGGGCAACTGTGCCACTGAGGAGCAAGTCTGGGAAGTGCTAAATATGATGGGGTTATATGATGGAATGAAGAATTTCATCTATGGGGAGCCCAGGAAGCTCATCACCAAAGATTGGGTGAAAGAAGAATACCTGCAGTACCGGCAGATAGCCAACAGTGATCCTCCACGCTATGAGTTCCTGTGGGGTCCCAGAGCCCATGCTGAGACCAGCAAGATGAAAGTCCTAGAGTTTGTGGCCAAGATCCATGATACCGTCCCCAGTGCCTTCCCATGCTGGTATGAAGAGGCTCTGAGAGATGAGGAAGAGCGAGCCCGAGCCAAGGTTGTAGCCAAGGCTTCTACTGCTGCTATGGCCAGTGCACGCTCCAGGGCC TGGCTAGCAGCTTCTCCTGCCCCAAGTGAAGTTTGA